One genomic region from Bubalus bubalis isolate 160015118507 breed Murrah chromosome 24, NDDB_SH_1, whole genome shotgun sequence encodes:
- the GPR139 gene encoding probable G-protein coupled receptor 139 — translation MQMPQVPDKIIEVLEFSSIHTSIWITVPLTIDRYIAVCHPLKYHTLSYPARTRKVIVSVYVTCFLTSIPYYWWPNLWTEDYISTSMHHVLIWIHCFTVYLVPCSIFFILNSIIVYKLRRKSNFRLRGYSTGKTTAILFTITSIFATLWAPRIIMILYHLYGTPIQNRWLVHIMSDVANMLALLNTAINFFLYCFISKRFRTMAAATLKAFFKCQKQPVQFYTNHNFSITSSPWISPANSHCIKMLVYQYDKNGKPIKVSP, via the coding sequence ATGCAGATGCCTCAGGTACCCGACAAGATCATAGAAGTGCTGGAATTCTCATCCATCCACACTTCCATCTGGATTACTGTTCCATTAACTATTGACCGATATATTGCAGTATGCCACCCGCTCAAGTACCACACGCTCTCCTACCCAGCCCGCACCCGGAAAGTCATCGTAAGTGTTTATGTCACCTGCTTCCTGACCAGTATCCCCTACTACTGGTGGCCCAACCTCTGGACTGAAGACTACATCAGCACCTCCATGCATCATGTCCTTATCTGGATTCACTGCTTCACTGTGTACTTGGTACCCTGTTCCATCTTCTTCATCTTGAACTCAATCATTGTGTACAAGCTCAGGAGGAAGAGCAATTTTCGCCTCCGTGGCTACTCCACGGGGAAAACCACTGCCATCTTGTTTACCATCACCTCCATCTTTGCCACCCTCTGGGCCCCACGCATCATCATGATCCTCTACCACCTTTACGGGACGCCCATCCAGAACCGCTGGCTGGTGCACATCATGTCCGATGTTGCCAACATGCTGGCCCTTCTGAACACGGCCATCAACTTCTTCCTCTATTGCTTCATCAGCAAGCGGTTCCGCACCATGGCAGCCGCTACTCTCAAGGCCTTCTTCAAGTGCCAGAAGCAACCCGTTCAGTTCTACACCAACCATAACTTTTCCATAACAAGTAGCCCCTGGATCTCACCGGCCAATTCACACTGTATCAAGATGCTGGTGTACCAGTATGACAAAAATGGAAAACCTATAAAAGTATCCCCATGA